A window of Flavobacteriales bacterium genomic DNA:
CCATCAAAGAGATATGTGTCCACTATGAGGTGGAAGAACACTTCATCTTCGAACTGGAAGAAGTAGGACTCATACACATCATCCGTAGTGAAGAGGATCCTTATATCTCACATGATGAATTGGATCAGCTGGAGCGTATCACCAGACTCAACCGTGAGTTGAAAGTCAATCCTCCGGGAATCGATGTGATACTCAACCTGCTCGATCGTGTAGAGGCGATGCAGAAGGAGATCCAAGACCTACGTGAATCACTGGATAGTCTTGAGGGCGATACCTGAAACCCACAACTCAAAATTTACGATCTGGCCAGTTCCTTCTGTTCCTTAAGGAATGTATCGCTCTGAAATTGGTTCTGCTGAGTATTAGAATTCCAACTCGGTCGCTCAGACTTTGATTGCAGCGCTGGATACAGCTCTGGAATCTATAGATTGAAATGAAGCATCAGCACCGGATGAAAGACTACAATAGGTTTCCTATCATTCAAGTGCTTCAATTGGTAGGAAGAACTTATATACGCTATCCTCGCAACTATAATAACTGATCGAGACCATGACACCATTTCCTAGTTCAATAATCCGTTCTGCCGTACTTCTCAGCGTCATCTTGATGACCGTCATCGGCTATGCTCAAGACTCTGAGAACATTATTCAAGCGTATTTGAATGCCCATCAAGAAGAATTAGGAATACAAGAATCAGATTATGCTGAGTGGTCCGTAAGTCATAGCTATTTCTCAGAAAGTACCAAGGTGACACATGTCCATATCAAACAGATGGTCAATGGGCTGGAGATCGAGAATGGTACTGCCAACTTCAACTTGCTCGATGGTAAGGTATTCAGTATGGGTGACCGGATGGTGAGGGATATCTACTCCAAGGCGAACAGTCCTCAGCCGATCTTGGGTCCTGAGGAAGCCATCGTGCGAGCGGCAAAACAATTGAATATCGCTATACAAGGTTCGATA
This region includes:
- a CDS encoding MerR family transcriptional regulator, whose protein sequence is MSRLTIKEICVHYEVEEHFIFELEEVGLIHIIRSEEDPYISHDELDQLERITRLNRELKVNPPGIDVILNLLDRVEAMQKEIQDLRESLDSLEGDT